Below is a window of 'Nostoc azollae' 0708 DNA.
CCATCTTACCTGGATCTCCAACAACTTCCAATGTCAGAGAATCTTCAGCCACATCCACAACTCGCGCCCGGAAAATCTGGGATATTTCGATCACTTCTGAACGATTGCTACTAGTAGCATTTACTTTCAAAAGCATCAATTCCCTCTCTACACAAGGAGTTTCCGTAATATCCTGTACCTTGAGGACATTAACTAACTTGTATAATTGCTTAGTGAGTTGTTCAATCACGCGATCGTCTCCAGGTACAACCATCGTAATTCGGGAAACACCTCCCTGTTCAGCAGGGCCAACAGCAAGGCTTTCAATATTAAAGCCACGACGAGCAAATAAACTGGAGATGCGGGAGAGAACCCCCGCTTCATCTTCTACGAGTACAGAAAGAGTATGTTTCATCTTCGCCAACAGAGGCTAGGGGAGCAGGAGGTTAACGCAGACCTGAACTCATGGCTGCGCTAGACTTACTACCACACTGAATTTTTGGTCTAAATCTCTATTTTAATACACTTGTTGCATCATATCAGAATCAGAATTTAAGGGTAAACAGGATGGATGAAGATGAAAATTTTATATCGACTCAAATAAGTTTAACGCACGGTAGCATCTTACAAACTTCGATTTGATATTTTGATATCTCTGGCATAGCTGACGTAGCTATGCCCCCTCAAATCTATGATGTTATCTATGGGGCTAGTAGAATCTACTACTTATCGGGTCGCCTGTTGTCCAGCAGCGTTGATTGTTCTGACATGGTATCTGAAGACTAAGATTTTAGTTTGCTATTACTTGTTTCCTCTTGATTGTTGTGAGTGTTCATTATCAAGACGAACTCAGAGAAAAATTTCTGAATTTTTTTAGAGATGCTTTTTTGTGACTTGACACACCCAGGAAACAAGCCGCAACAATATGAACCATATTGGGCAATGAATTCATAGACGTAACTAATTAGGTGATCGCTGTTCGTGTAGTATCTCACAGACAAGGCGGGCATTTCGCGATCGCACATCATTCCCAAACTCTACTAACTGCGATCGCGCTTCGGTCTAACAGGCTTTGATTCAAAATAGCTGAGGCGATCTCTAAAGAACTCGTTGCAAATCGGTCTGGCTGGTGGTAAAAATTTATTTTTCGTCCTACCGTTGTAATTGGTTTAGGTGGTACGGTTTATGGGGTTATCCTGAAGCTGAAAAAGCGATTCATAGATGTTTACGGCTCAGTACCAGAAATTATCCGCTTTCTTTCTATTGATACGACTGAAAACATCCAAAGTCAAGAAAAATCACCAGATGTAACACAGTCATTTTAGAACCAAATGAACTTTATCCTATCTCTGTTCCCAATCCAGGAAAACTCCTACTAGGGAATAATCACATTAATAAATGGTGGCCAAGAGAAATTCCCGCCCACAGTATTATTAACGGTGCTGGATAGATTCGGGCAAGAGGCAGGCTAGCATTATTCGCTAAAGTAGGTGATATTAATAGTTTGATTGGACAAGCCATCAATGCTATTTGTGAAATTCGCACTAAGAAACAAGCATTTTCAGATAACTTTCAAGTTTCTAATCCTGATGGTGTAGAAATTTCCATTGTTGGAAGTTTAGCGGGAGGAACTGGCAGCGGTACATTTTTAGATGTAGCGTTTTCAGCGCAGCGATACCTGAATACTTTTGCTAAAATTACAGGAGTATTTATTCTACCGAGAGTATTTGCCAATCTGTCCCCAACTACCATGGTGAAATCAAATGCCTATGGTGCTCTTAAAGAAATAAAATACTTATGGGCATTGACACCTAGCAATACAATGGAAATTGATTATGGTGGATTTAAAGTTAAAGCTGAGCGTCCCCTATTCGATACTGTATTTGTGATTGATGCTATTAATAAATAGGGTACTGTAGTTGGTTGTGTTGATGATTTGTTAAACATCTTTGCAGATGGTTTATATGTTCAAATTTGTTCGCAAATCGGTTTATATACTGCTAACGTTGCTGATAATATATGTGCTGATTTGGCAACAGCAGGAAAAGTGTAAACGTATTCACATTAACCTAGACAGGATCTATAAAGATATAGAACAAAATGTAAGGATTCAGCTCTAAGGTAGAGGGATTAAAGAAGGTGTGTGGAAAGCAGAGTGAACCATGGCTTTCATAGGTTGGTCAAAAAACTCAATTAGAGAAAGTGCTTGACGGCGACAAGTTTGTATAACCGTCAATAAATCGGCAGGATGTTGGAATAGCTCTAGAGAAAGAGAACCACCACAGACCTTTCGTTGTGTCACTCCTAAACCTAACCTTAGTTCAGCTAAATTATGATCAAGGTCTATTGCCTAAGGAAGGTAAAACTTTACCAGGTTCCCCTAGGGCTTGATCAATAAATGAATGGAAGATTCAACTTTTGGTTGAAACTAGGATGGCCAAGTCAAGAATTCATGAAGGTTTTGGGTTTGTTGGAATAAAGGGTAGTTTTTAAAACCTTCATCTATGAGGTCGATGAATTTTGTGCCAATTTCTTGGTGATTGAAGCCAGGAATCTTGATTAGTGTCTTGAAGTGACGGGGTAGGGTAGATATGCCTGACATTTCTGTTGAGCTGTGACCGCATAATCGTTCTAGGCAGTAAAGTCATCAGAACTGAGTACACCAGAGTAACTTGAACCCACAATGGATTCTAATTCGCCAGGACAAGGAGTATCAGGACCCATGAAATAAAGGGAAGTCACTATTGGCAAAAATCCATAACCATTGTTTCACCCCTTTGACTACCCAGGGTGTTTCATGCCCAAGGATATGAACTGTTTGAGGCTATGAATACTTTGAGCCACTGGACCATCTATTCCTTCATTGGTACCTGCTAGTGTTCCCACTCCAATTTCTATTTGACCGAGTTCCCACAACAAGAAATATTCTTTTTCATAGGGTCAATGGCCCTAGTTATTGCTCCATGCCAAAAAAGCTTGTCCTGTGATTCCTATATCTTGTCCCAGTACTATTTCTGGTGACCAGTGTGCCCTTCGTGTTTCCCCACACACACTCCAAATCCACTTCCATTGGCCTGTCCACTAACTCCCCTACTTGTTGTGTTTGGATTTTTATTGGTTTGCCAAACAATTGCCCCTGACCTCACCATCCACACACTTGCCGTCCCACCATCTCAAATTTATTCTATCTACTCCAACCAAACCCCTTTCTCCTTTTTCCCCTATAGCCTGGTTGTCCTCCTGGTTTCCGTTTTGGTGTCTGGTTTTCTTCTGGTTTATCTTCTTGTTTGTTCTCGGTTTCTTTGAGGATGTCTCCCAAGGGTGGTTTGGATAATGTTATGGTCTCTAAATCTCTACTGACTTTGAGTTTCTCTATTTCTTTTTCCAGTTCTACTACTCTATTTGTTAGGTTCTCTATACTTTTCCCCTGGTCAATAATGATTTCTACCAGTTGCTCTGTTGCCAACTGCCTCAATATCTTGCTGTCTAGTTTTGGTGGCAGCTTCTTTTCCATAACTGCTATATTCTACCTCACCTATCACACTTGTCAATACCCCACCACCTGAATCCTTACTCGGAAATTATAGTGAAGTGAGCCATCAAGGTAATACTGATAATCCTTTTATTCATACTATCTAATGTGTCAATTTGCAATCAAAAAGACCAAAAATTAGTGGAGCATAGCTTATCCATTGGTATCGAAAACAGTCTCCAAATTTAACAAGTTGGTCGAATTAATAAATGCCGAGATATCAAAGCTGATATCTTGGCATTTATTGAGGAAATTTATAGCCCTCTCACTAGCATGAGAGTAGAGCAGGTATTAGCAACTGAATTTACTTTTCAGGAAATATATGACCAACTTAAAGAAGATATAGAAAAAATAGATCCCGATGTAATTTCTGATAAACTAGAAAATTCCACAACTTCAACACCAGATTTAAATACTGATGAACCTAAGCCTTTAGATAAGTTACTCTCAAAGTACAATCCTTTAAATTAGCCATGCCTTTTACTGATGCTAAATATAAAGACTAGGGATAATAGTTCTTAAACAAATCTTCCGCTTCAATATCCCCATCATTAACAAAAGTGTATGTAACCCCAGTGGTGTCAAAATAACGCAATGCCCACCTATGTTTATTTTCACTGTCATAAGTGAAGTATGCAGTTGTGGAAGTTCCCGTACTAACATTACCAAACTTCAACTGTAAACTATTATCACCAACAGACAAAATAATTGGTGGTAATTGCGTAGCTGATTGTGTTTGAGAACCTAGCGGAAATAGTGAACCTATATCAAAAGGAAATTGAGAACCTATATTGATCGAATTGATAGGAAAGAAAGAATCTAGAGGTGGAAAGTTAGAGGGTATAGAAGGCATTGGATTTGAAGGCTGACTAGGTTCTTGAGAGTTTGTCCCATTTTGAGCTGTACTTGTGATCATGTCGCGCACTTGGCTTTCTGACAGGTTGGGGTTAGCACTAAGCATCAGCGCCACTACCCCAGCTACATGGGGAGCAGCCATAGAAGTGCCAGTGTAATTACCATATTTATTACCTGGCAGTGTGGAGTAAATATTCTCACCTGGAGCAGTGACATATTTGATTTCTTGAGAACCAGAACGGTTAGAAAAATCAGTCAGTTGATTATTTTGATTTACTGCCCCAACAGCAATTCCTGAATCATTGGCATAACGAGCCGGATAGGATGGTGTAGAGTCGCCATCGTTACCTGCGGACATAACAACAATTACCCCGTTACTGCCAGCATATTCAATAGCTATTTTGAGAGTGTTGTTAGAAACATTACCTCCTAAGCTAAGGTTAATCACATTTGCGCCATTATCTACGGCATAACGGATACCATTAGCGATATTTGCATAAGAACCTGAACCACTTTTATCTAAAACTTTTACTGCCATAATTTTGCAATTATAGGCAATACCAGTCACACCATCACTGTTATTTTCTCCGGCAATAGTTCCAGAAACATGAGTTCCATGACCATTGTCATCGAAAACATTATTGGTATTACTATCAAAGTTCCAACCTTGAAAGTCATCAATATAAGCATTGCCATCATCATCTATACCATTACCAGCAATTTCTTTATTATTTGTCCAGATATTATCATTCAAATCATTATGGTTGTAGTCAATTCCAGTATCTAAAACGGCAACAATAATGGACTGGCCTGTATATCCATGTTCCCACGCTGTGGGAGCATTTATTAAATCAGCACCCCAACTATTTCTACCCAGTTTAGGAGCATCTGTATAAGGACTATCTTCAGCGGCTTTACTGACTGCTGATCCTGCATTGACTAAGCCATAGCCATTGTTGGAGTTATAGCTACTAGTGGTGACAACAAACTCACTAGTTTCCTGTGATGGTAAACTACTACGATTACCCCAACTTACACTACTGTCAGCCTGAGTTTGAAATGTATCAATTGTGGAAATACCAGCAATATTGAGTTCTTTCTGAGCAGAGAAGTTGTTAGTAGTATCAAATTTCATCAGATTTTTATCCTTAAACATAGTATGGTTTTGTAACAGCCTAAATTGAATAAAGCTTGGTTGAAAAAAAGTTTGAAACTCCTTTGAAATTGCCAGCTATTCACCTTGGCTTAATAATTACTATGAATTGACAAATATAGAAAGCTATTTTGATTACGAATTTACTAATTAGAAAACAAGCAATCATGACAATTGATAAGTCATGATTTAATAACTTACTTGGGAGTTTAATGTGAACATTTAATAAGAATAAATATAGTCGGAATAATTTCAAATACGAGGGTTAATGTAGTCAAAATTATAAAAATTTAATAAAAACGTAGAATGCACCCAAGGTAGCAAGAAGGGATGTTTTAGAGATTGAATTAGATATTTAAACAGATTGTAGCCAACTGGCTGGCGCTTCGATATAATCGATATAATCAGGCAGACGAGTAGTCCAATCGCCTAACGCCATAACTATCTGCTCAGATTCCAGGTTTTTCGCCCCAGTTAAAATCGCTCCAGTCAGTTTAACATCACAAAGATGAGCGCCTGATAAGTTAGCCCCCATCAAATTAGCCCAGGACAGATCAGCTTCATCAAGCGTTGCTAGAGAAAGATTTGCTCCCATCAAATTAGCATTATGTAGATCTGCTTCTGTCAAACTAGCCTCACTGAGATTAGCAAAATAGATATCCGTTTGCTG
It encodes the following:
- the ilvN gene encoding acetolactate synthase small subunit, which produces MKHTLSVLVEDEAGVLSRISSLFARRGFNIESLAVGPAEQGGVSRITMVVPGDDRVIEQLTKQLYKLVNVLKVQDITETPCVERELMLLKVNATSSNRSEVIEISQIFRARVVDVAEDSLTLEVVGDPGKMVAIVQVLQKFGLREIARTGKISLTRESGVNTELLKSLEAKV
- a CDS encoding S8 family peptidase, with amino-acid sequence MKFDTTNNFSAQKELNIAGISTIDTFQTQADSSVSWGNRSSLPSQETSEFVVTTSSYNSNNGYGLVNAGSAVSKAAEDSPYTDAPKLGRNSWGADLINAPTAWEHGYTGQSIIVAVLDTGIDYNHNDLNDNIWTNNKEIAGNGIDDDGNAYIDDFQGWNFDSNTNNVFDDNGHGTHVSGTIAGENNSDGVTGIAYNCKIMAVKVLDKSGSGSYANIANGIRYAVDNGANVINLSLGGNVSNNTLKIAIEYAGSNGVIVVMSAGNDGDSTPSYPARYANDSGIAVGAVNQNNQLTDFSNRSGSQEIKYVTAPGENIYSTLPGNKYGNYTGTSMAAPHVAGVVALMLSANPNLSESQVRDMITSTAQNGTNSQEPSQPSNPMPSIPSNFPPLDSFFPINSINIGSQFPFDIGSLFPLGSQTQSATQLPPIILSVGDNSLQLKFGNVSTGTSTTAYFTYDSENKHRWALRYFDTTGVTYTFVNDGDIEAEDLFKNYYP
- a CDS encoding tubulin-like doman-containing protein encodes the protein MIGQAINAICEIRTKKQAFSDNFQVSNPDGVEISIVGSLAGGTGSGTFLDVAFSAQRYLNTFAKITGVFILPRVFANLSPTTMVKSNAYGALKEIKYLWALTPSNTMEIDYGGFKVKAERPLFDTVFVIDAINK